CTGCCGGTGTCATAAAACGACGTCACTCACAGACGCCAATtacacaaaattaaaattacgGCCCACTTGGTGGACTCGGTTTCGTGGATTCCTATTGGGTCTCGGCTTTGTGTGGGTCAGAGGGCTATAGACTGCTGAGCccaaattgtttttatttatttttcttttttttggaaacatatttatttatttttcttgtactGAAAATTTGTTCTGATTTATCTTTTTCTTATTACAATTGGAAGAACATGGTCGATTTAGAAGAATATTTAAAAATCCAACACAAAGTTTGTTGTTTTTATGTGGGTGAAAATCTCCAATTttaaacagaaaaacaaaagtagCAGATCTAGGTGTAACCAAGTTGGTTCGCTTAATGTTTTTCCATAATTCGAATCATTTTTCTGTAATGTAAATTTAGTTAGAATGTCACCTCTGCCGAGGGTGAATCCATCAAGTTCTTGTCTGCCTTCTCATTGGAAACAAGAATTGAGGCTTCTGTGTGATTTGCAAATTGTGTTAttggatttatttattttttgcttcTTATTGTTTTAGCATTTGTCTTGCATTGTATTGTTTTCATTCTGTTTAGGTTTAAGTGCATCTAGAATAGCTAAAAGCATTTTCAAACAACAAAAGTCTTGGTTAGGAGTTGTGAACTATTTtttggaggtttttttttttttacttggaaATGAGGACGTGGATGTTACATTTCCCTTGAAATACTTGGTTTTGTGAATTTTGAGTGTCCATTTCGAAATTTTTGGCCATCTTGTATGCAAAGAGGCCTTCTTTAGACCAGGCCACAGGTGATAGAGAGAACCATTTCTTCCAGGCCCAGGGCTTTTATTCCAAGGCGCCCAACTGTACTATACACCATACTTTGTCTTAATACTGGTTAATTCGTGTATTTCGGAATAATATTTTTCTGCTTTTTGGAGacaagtacgatattcattagcATTATAGAAGAACATGTACAAGAGAGAATAGCGTACACCATTGAAAGGGGCCACAATAAAATCCTTGTCGGGAATTTCAGCCCggtcaaaagagaaaagaacgTCACACACCAAAATTACATTGTATGACTACTCTTTACAACGCTCCTCAAGCCAAACTAAGTCTATGTGAAATGCAGTTAGCTTCCCAAGCAACATAATTGTATTTAACATGTTGAAAAAGCATGAAGGATCATTAAGCGCAGGTCCAAGCAATGAGGAGTCAACAGAGGAATGCTTTGACGAATCACTTTCCAATGCCTACAAGTTCTCACGGCATTGGTGAAGATGATCAGAAGTTCAGTTGAAACTTTAGGAGGGGACGTTGATGGTCGACATCACGCCTTTTGATTCGGCAGAATCCCTGAAACGATAGATGGATTCTCGATTTAGCAACATCTAGAAGACATTGTCCTAGAATTAAATTTTCTAGAAACACCTGGATTATATGTAGATTAAAGCCAAACAACAAACCTTACGAGAAATTAGAAGGTGAGTTCAACTGACGCTCCTTTCTTCCGTATGTTGTGCGAAAACTTGCACAACTAAGATAAGCAAATTCATGCGCCGTggaaatttgatatcaaatttggTACGTACGGACGAATGATTACCTAAAAGTGTGTCATAAATTAGTAAGATGTGCACAAGAAGTTAAATAATCATTACtaatttgatatatataaaATCAGCGAATCACCTTTCCAAAGAAGATTAATCTATATGCCTAGCTCGCGAGTCACCACTTGATTCACATTACccatctctccttctcatttgaagaagaaaaataagcataTTAAACTAATATGATGATAGCATTTGTTATTGATACATAGATAAATGCATAAATAAGATAGGTAGAGCCTAGTTACCAGATTTATGATGAGATTTTGATGTTTGGGATGTGAGAAATCTCGGACCACTCCTCTCCATTGCCTTGTTCACAACGCTCTGAAAGATTCGAACAATTCCTAATGATAAGCTCTTGCACCAATGTTTTGCAGAGGAAGTCTGGTAGTGTTTTTAGGACATGACAATCACTAATTTTTAAGGAGGaaaggcatggcatgattgaaaTTTCAGAATCCTCCAGGTTCAAGACTTTCAGATCTCCCAATTGTTGTAATGCTGTTGTACCCTCATCCTCGCCACAACCCACAACACACACATcaattgttttcaaattctttaatcTACGAATCCCTTTTGGTAAGTACTTCAGCTTATAACACCGTAAAACATAAAGGTGCTTTAAGCTAATCAACTTTCCCATCTTATCAGGTAGTTTTTCAAGTTGATAACAGTTGAGAAGACGCAAGGTATACAAATTGTACAACTCACAGATACTGTCAGGTAATGTCTTCAAAACATGATTCCATGACAAATCAATATGCCTTAAATGTATCAATTCACCAATTTCCTTTGGGActtcacttattcttttgccccTCAAATTTAATGACCTAAGACATTTTAATTGTAGAATAAAATTGAAATCTATCGTCGTAGGATTGTATGACCCAAGAATTGTGAGAGTACGCAAATTTTTGCAATTGTAATATGCTCACCATGTTTTAACCTTAAGGTCAAATGACGAACCTTTTCAACCAAAACTTTTGTTTCATTGCCAACACATTCATCATCGATTGTCAAACATTCATTCTTGGTGAGAGATTGCACAAAGTCATGAACAATATCATGCATTTTGTAACCTATAATTTTACCACTGAGACTATCATTCTGCAAATCTTGGAAAAAAGATTCGGGCTACTAAGTTATCAAAAACAGCTTCACCAATGTCTCCCTTACCCTCATTCCcttctaaattaagataatcttgCGCCATCCAAAGATTAACCAATTCATCTCTCTCAAACTTGTAATCTTTTGGAAAATGAGCACAATACAAAAGGCAACATTTGACTAATGGGGCCAAATCATTATAACTTAGTAACAGCGGTTGGAAAACTTTTTGCTCCACCTCTTCTCGATCCCATACCTTACTATTCAAAACACCTAACCATTATTTCCTTGTTCTCTTATTGCGCATGAGACTGCCTAAAGCTTTTGCGGCAAGAGGCAAACCCTTACATTTCTCTACAATTTTCTTACCAATATCTTCAAACGCCTTGGACTCATCTACTTCACTATAAGAAAATGCCATGTGATTAAAGCTTGAAAAACAATATTGTTCACTCAACTTTTTCAAATTAATCATGTCACTTGTTGCTCTCATCATATCAACAACTTCATATTTTCTTGTGGTCACCAATATTCTACTGCCATGAGCACCACTTTGAATTAGTGGTGCCCTTAAGCGCTCCCACTTTTCACTGTCGTGGCTCCACACATCATCTAGAACAAGGAGAAACCTTTTGCCCTCGATAGATTTTAACATGCACTGCAAGACACAGTCCAACTCATCTGAAATTGGGGCACCATCATCGATTATGGATTTGGCAATCTTAACCTCATCAAAAGGGTCTGAGACACAAACCCACACTCTTTTTCCAAAATAAGCTTTAACCTTGCCATCATTATAAACTAGTTGGACCATAGTTGTCTTGCCCATTCCTCCCATCCCTAGAATAGGGATGATAAGGAGCCCCCTCCGAtcactcaacaactttgtgatcagaatgtctttttccttttctcgaCCAAATACCTCTGACATGACGACAAAAGACGAAGTCTTCTGTCGTTCAGGTAATTGTTGAATGCCTCCTTCTATACGTTGAAACTCATACATTTTTCTTTGATCATCAATTGCTCTTAGCCTACCATTCAGATCTTTTATCTTACTCGCAATGTCATGGTGAAAAGCTACCTCTCTGGCTTTGCGAAAACAAAAGCAACTAGGGGAAGCAGAGAGAGTTACCTTCATCTTCTTGTTAGGAACAAGAACATCAGCATTTTCTCCTTCCCGTTCTTGCTTCTAAACCTGCTGTCTCAGCATCTTGGTGTTCCACTCGTCCAGCACATCCACCAATTGGAAGGATATGTCTTTGAGCTGATCCAACCAGCTCCTCACGCTGGCATCCTTGACTTGCCTTTGCTCTGCATCTTCGAGAACTGCTTGAATAGCTCTGAGATGGCCTGCAAAATCTTCAACATCTTTCTTGGCTTTTAAAACAAGTTTCACCTCCCCGTCCACGAACTCATAAGCTGTTGAAGCCAGCCGATCTAATAGCATGGAAATGATCCCGTCAACCATTTTTTCAGCCTCAGAAGTCTATTGACAGTGGAAAAATAAATGATGAATGAGAAATGCAGGATGGTTTGTGACAATGCCTCTCTTCTATCCAACTTCAACGAACCCCAAAGAAATAAAGtaatttgtattattattctgcGGAGGCCAAGGTCAACTCATTAATACCTTCAATTGTACATGAGAAGTTTTAAATTCGAATTTTTTAGATAACGTGTTCGACACTAATTTCTTTCTTCATCACATATTGTAAATATCTCGTtctatttaaaaataaagtaaagCAAAGCTTATATGATTCTGAGTGGATCAACTCAAGTCAAGTAAAGGCCGACTACAACTCACTCGACGGAACTAAAGTTTATGTTGGAgagttatgtttttatttaaatatttaaatatatttatattttgttttattaccAATATTAGATACATAATATTTTCCTTTATTACCAGTTAATTTTCAaactgttttgttttctttttcaatttgaattgactatgttttgtcccgttgtgattttttgtcgtttttgattgccatgattcctGGCGTTTTGGCTTTCAATTGCATTGTTTCCTACAGTTTGCAATctcaatatattttttattattataatatatacataCGTACACACATGCAATCATGATTTATAAAAGTCGCCATCTCAACGGATACCAGGATACAcaccaacatatatatatatatttgtaattttgggtcatgcagataagaagaaaaacaagaaaaaagttttacatatattgatTTAAAAGCAATATATTGAAAGGGTGCGAGTTCGAAGGTTCTTCCGGTGTGCAAGGAAGAATCTTATTAGAAGAAGGTTCTGAGCTGTTTTATCATGGGAACGACGTAGTGTTTGTGAACTGTTTGCACACTTTAGACAGAGCCACAAAACATCTTAAAAAGAGCGACTTAGTCCGCGACTCATCCTAAGAATCATTCACCACTCAAGACTTTTACAATTTTCGAATAACTTCGTTCATTtctatttcaattttcaacaGTTTTTATGATGATTCCAAGTCTATCAAGTTGCGAGTAAAGTAAATTGAATGGTTGTGTTGTGTCATCTTGTAGAATCCAACTGCAACTCACGCGACAGAAATAATGTGATTAGtgtaaaaaggagaaaaaagcaAGCCTTCGTTGACCCGACCATTTATAAAAGACAAGCATTCAATTATTATGTGGTAATTTGCATTCAAACTCTAGCTCTGTTTTACTTTTTACCTTGATCATGGCAGTCTctttttatgttaattttcaTCTGGAGCATTAGAGCAACTCTACTTGTTTTAGGAAGGAAAGGATAAGGGCAATGAAATTGGCTTtactattaattttaaatagtaATTGTCTTTGCAAATCTACtcgtttggaaagaagaaaggtaAATGCAATAGTTACtattcaaaaatatattttttatttttgcaatgTTTTCTTAGTCTTATCTTTCACGTGTCATTATCGTTATAAATTTTAGATGAGATTTTCAACTACTTTCTCGCGCCATATGTCATTATGTATTAGTAATATCCATTTAGATTTTTGTTAAGATTCTCGACCATGTGGTGCCACATGCCGTTAATCTTGGGGCCGGGGGTTTTGGATTACGTGAGGGCGGCTCCAAGGGTTCGGCCTGCGAGCAAACAGGTAATTGCTAATCTTCCGGTGATCATGATCACGGAGGAAGCGTTGAAGAAGCTCGGAGAGGACGCCGACTGCTACATTTGTAAGGAGGACTTGGTTGTCGGTGACAAAATGCAGGAATTGCCCTGCAGGCACACTTTTTCACCCTCCAAGCCTAAAGCCATGGCTGGGAATTCGAATTTTTGAACGTTTGTTGTATTGCTACTGTATCTCATTGGTTGCATTCAATTCGATTTTCGAGTGACTGACCGACTGgggtttttgggttgttttGATTGTGGCAGGAGGAGCACAATTGTAGTCCGATATGCCGGCATGAGCTGCAGACGGATGATCACGAGTACGAGAGTTGGAAGGAgcgggaggaggaggaggccgaGGAAGACAGAAAAGGAGCTGCGAATGCTATTGGAGGTGGTGAATACATGTATGTTGCTTCTCCAGTTTGTCAAATTTGCATAAATTCTCATTCAGTCCATCACATTAAGCATGTCTCTATAATATAATCTTTAGGAAAACTAGTACAATACAAAAGACAACATTTGATTGATGGGGTGAAATCATAATAACTTGGTAAAAAGGTTCGCGATGGTTTTGCGGTATCTGTCGATCAAGTTGAGTGAATGGTAGTTGTGCTGTCATATTCTGTGGAGGCCAGCTTCAACTCTCAAACGACAGAAATAAAGACAAATGGCTTGAAGAAGAGGAGTGTTGTCTTTACACGACGACAAGGATTGATACAATGTCGGCTCTAATCTAGTAAATTTATCATTTGCCATAACGACAGAAATAAAGTAATGGATCCTGACCCAACAAAGATGATTCTCTTTGACTAACAAAATGACCATCCTGTCCCTGCACCACGTCACGTCAAAAAGCAATTGAAGTAAggagatggattgtctgccctcctttcTCCATACCCTCCTCataccctcctgttttgtgtggtcacggttaagccacgtcaatatttgctttttgtcttattatttttatataaaaattaatataaaatattggcatgacttaaccgtgaccgcataaaacaggagggcatggggAGAGTATGGAaagaggagggcagacaatccttctCCATTGAAGTAAAGTGCATGGTAGTGTGTTGTCATATTCTTTAGAGTAATTATGTGTAAAAAGTCAAAATGAGaatcaacctttttttttttttttaaaaggcaAACAATTGGTGTCTAGTTACGGTTATCCATCATTTTCAGGAACGGAAAGATTTACACAGGTATTTCAGCCTCATCCTAATCACAAATCTGACCCTACCATTTGGAGCAACTACACcccaaaaaaattgtttgagCTATTAGGCTATCCAGTCCCTCAAGCTCCCCAAAACCACTCGGCCCTACCCAATCAACTGGGCTCCAGAGAGAGCCCGACAAACCACACAGGCTATAATAGCCAAATTCACTGACTAAGGTGATCTAAAATCAGTTGCGTCACCTGATGAGCCacgattttaattttttctaaaaaaaactaataaaaaaaacttgaaaacttttagttttaatgataaggacaaaataaagggtaaagtgaatagtacaaagattattttttagtataaaaatatgatttttcattaaaatgaacagtatcgaaattttttaattaaaattccattttttctatCAGGCACGTGGCTTTCAAGTGCAGAAGGAGAGTGAGCCGACCAAAAGCAGGCAGCAGAGCCACTTGCAGAAGCACTTAGAGCCCATCCCGACGGCTAGAACACATGTCCAAACTCcataaacaaacatactaaggcCTTCCACTgtaagggggcgtttgttgcgccggactatctcggactggactagcttcaaggactaagctggactggcttagactagactaagctggactaacttagtgaagcgtttgatgcagtgttggactaaaaagttggataataacaaattctaatattatattatttaatatataaattattaatattttattatgatccaggtgaccggagatgacgagaagtctatcgggagtggttgttgagcatgacgaggacgagagaggatagtcttagctagtcccatggttattggggggtctcgctaagacctcttagtgaagggttttgttcatgctagtcccctttagtctcattaatgttagtcccagcatggaacaaacacagtattggactaacaactagtccagtccagtccagtcccacttagtgagggcaaacaaacgccccttTCAGGAATTACTCTCACAATGTGCCGAAAAATATGAGTGTAAAACCAAGATATTAATGAAGTCCAAGTTCAATAGAcgttaaacaaacaaaaaaattgacctCGTACATATATTTGTCATATTCCATTTTGGTCCAGAATAAGAGGCATATGATGTAATATGGAAGCATGAAAATTGAAGCAACATATTTTTACGAGTAGCAAATTTCAAGTCCATCCCTTAAAAGCTTATACAACCGCAACAGAGAAATAGTTACTTGTAAAATGGCTACTGAGTTTCATGGTAATTTGGCCATGAAATACTTAAATACTTTTGACCAGAAACTGCCACTAGAGAAGGCATTGCACAATACCGCCAACCTGGGCAGCCAGGACAACCAGTTCCCAGAATTCTCAGCCTACCTTAATTCTAAAATGCTAATTCACAAAACCTAATTACTGAAGTCTCTCACTCGCCCTTTTCCGGGCTTTCATGGTCGTCTTCAATAGTTACTTCTGTACACTTAAATGGTAATCTGGCTAACTGCGCGGCAGCCACTTCGAAAGATATGCCTAGTTTCTTTGAATACGAACCCGAATAAGGGATTTGGTGTTATGGTAACATGGGATCACCGGCTGATGCAAGCATCTGTAACTCGGCTTCCTTGGCTGCCCTTTCAGCAGTAAAATCTACTCTAGCATCACCTGCATATACTAGCGAATAAATAAGCTTTTCATCCACTTATGTTCATAACAAAATAACATCAGGTAATTCCAGTAAAGTAAAATGATTCTGGAAACGAGAGTTGACATTGGAGTAACACTACGTACCAAGAGCTTGGCGAAGCCCCTTCACAGCATCAAAGTTCTTGTATGTGTAGCCAACAAAGCTTAAATCTTTGGGAGTCATTTGTAACTGCATGAAATTATAAGGTGATAAGGAATACACATTGtacatttataattttatactaAATTATAAATGCCCTAAAAATGTCGCATGAGTTCTCATGAACAGGCTATTGCAGATTTTCGTGGATGCTCTGGAAAATAGACATGAGAACACTATCGATAACAAAGGAGCAAGGACGTGTTGCCTAATAATGCAGAATCCTTCTGAGTTCTGAAAATAATGTTGCACAAgatgacaacaacaacaacaacaacaacaacaacaacaacaacaacaaagccttttcccactaagtggggtcggctatataaatcctagaacgccattgcgctcggttttgtgtcatgtcctccgttagatccaagtactctaagtcttttcttaaagtctcttccaaagttgtcctaggtcttcctctaccccttcggccctgaacctctgtcccgtagtcacatcttcgaaccggagcgtcagtcggccttctttgcacatgttcaaaatcaccggagccgattttctctcatctttcctacaatttcggctactcctactttacctcggatatcctcattcccaatcttatcctttctcgtgtgcccacacatcccacgaagcatcctcatctccgctacacccattttgtgtacgtgttgatgcttcaccacccaacattctgtgccatacaacatcgctagccttattgccgtcctataaaattttcccttgagcttcagtggcctacgacggtcacacaacacgccggatgcactctttccatccagctcgtattctatggttgaaatctccatctaattctccgttctcttgcgagatagatcctaggtagcgaaaacgattgctttttgtgatcttcgctagattgcttcggtcattagtgtggataagtatataaatggatagagataggaaagcaaacacaagatgtacgtggttcacccagattggctacgtccacggaatagaagagttctcattaattgtgaagggtttacacaagtaaataggttcaagctctcatttagtgagtacaagtgaatgatttagtacaaatgacattaggaaatattgtgggagaatgatctcgtaatcacgaaacttctaagtatcggagtgtggtgtcgtcttgacttgccttatctgtctcataggtagatgtggcatcttctctggaagtactcttcctccatccaggggtggtatctttaactggtggagatgcacaaggtaatgtatcaatttcacttgaagcttacttgtagtttcaggcttggtcaagcgcgatacaaaccatgtagtaggagtcccccaagtcgccgagctagggggtctgctgaaagaggtgacagacaaggtaagcaatcagagctccgactgattgttcaccttctccccatcttacagcagcatgaaggataaaaagaagaaaaatgagaagagatgatatgagatacttttgcttttgaagaagtaactttccacaggcttattcttgaattgagctggagggttttttggtttcctccagagtataaggccgactgaagaatttgagggtcaaaacaagtccatcaaatctagagtacgttccaccctgctgatatgggatacttttgcttttgacagagtaatgaatgtatcggcacgtgtgctgttacgcttgtctccacatgcttccttgtatccttcgcacttgccctatctgttcctcaagcagatgcggaatcttccctggaaacataagatgttgaagatgagtactcgagagcaatgccaggtaagtaatcaggtaagggattccaggcagtcagttcctggctggaagcttgattccaagtgctgactgattgctctctttctccttgtcttgcaggtaaaaacaaggccaaaagaaaagatagggaaaaagcatgatatgggatactcttgcttttaaccctgatgatatgagatattcttgctctagtatagcttgtttgcagaggtattatcggggggaaagaaagctgaatatttcgaaaggcttcgttgggagtgccctctcagatatgatgaagggttgagcatttttgcaggtctgcctgtccgttggggatggaggtcgacatatataggagtctccctaacaacaagtagtaatgctattcctttaccctgcttggtcatagcacggtagtgggagctgccagtttcacatgttttaactctgtcagagcactttgaaaaagtggtctgtggtatctggctctcgagattcggagaacgatgcctctttgatttttgagaaagcaatcatgctgggggtatgactctcgagattcggagagcagtgtctcttcgatttttgaggaagtaatcatgttgggagtctggctctcgagattcgaagggcggtgcctcttcgattttggagcaagcaatcttgttgggagtgttgtctcgaatgtgagtaaaggttgggcatgtttgctagtctaccttgccacgaagcacaaaggttgacacacagggactttccaattttccagcaatggtactgttcctttaccctctcttcgattttgagaaagtagtcatgttgggagtctggctctcgagattcggaggacggtgcctcttcgattttggagcaagcaatcttattgggagtgttttctcgaatgtgagtaaaggttgggcatgtttgctagtctaccttgccacgaagcacagaggttgacacacagggactttccaattatccagcagtggtactgttcctttacagttgtgggtaataatatggtagctagaccttcaaaatttatgtgtctaaacttttgttagtgctgtttctttgctattcttttacctttcttggtcagagcgatgtagtgggagctgcaagcttcacgtgctcaactttggcagagaactttggcaaagttatttgtggtacccatgagctattgttgcgtgtgggaagtgggtgattgaacagtaagattcatgtgctttctacttcaccagaagtcttcgacagaatgcccataatttctgcaaagctgagtgtgcgtgtgacaagtgctgacaatgctagaaaagtaggtgcctcttcgatttctgagatcggccctcgtggtctctgagcagcccagcttttgagaaagcgagcgcctcttcgattgattcggagaacgatgcctcatcgatttttgagaaagcaatcatgctgggggtctggctctcgatattcggggagcagtgtctcttcgatttttgagaaagtaatcatgttgggagtctggctctcgagattcggagggcggtgcctcttcgattttggagcaagcaatcttgttgggagtgttttctcgaatgtgagtaaaggttgggcatgtttgctagtctaccttgccacgaagcacagag
Above is a window of Malus sylvestris chromosome 15, drMalSylv7.2, whole genome shotgun sequence DNA encoding:
- the LOC126604127 gene encoding E3 ubiquitin-protein ligase AIP2-like isoform X3, which encodes MWCHMPLILGPGVLDYVRAAPRVRPASKQVIANLPVIMITEEALKKLGEDADCYICKEDLVVGDKMQELPCRRSTIVVRYAGMSCRRMITSTRVGRSGRRRRPRKTEKELRMLLEVVNTCNSSKVK
- the LOC126604127 gene encoding uncharacterized protein LOC126604127 isoform X1, with translation MWCHMPLILGPGVLDYVRAAPRVRPASKQVIANLPVIMITEEALKKLGEDADCYICKEDLVVGDKMQELPCRRSTIVVRYAGMSCRRMITSTRVGRSGRRRRPRKTEKELRMLLEVVNTCSRWFCGICRSS
- the LOC126604127 gene encoding uncharacterized protein LOC126604127 isoform X2; the protein is MWCHMPLILGPGVLDYVRAAPRVRPASKQVIANLPVIMITEEALKKLGEDADCYICKEDLVVGDKMQELPCRRSTIVVRYAGMSCRRMITSTRVGRSGRRRRPRKTEKELRMLLEVVNTCTWLSSAEGE
- the LOC126601557 gene encoding putative disease resistance protein RGA3; this translates as MKVTLSASPSCFCFRKAREVAFHHDIASKIKDLNGRLRAIDDQRKMYEFQRIEGGIQQLPERQKTSSFVVMSEVFGREKEKDILITKLLSDRRGLLIIPILGMGGMGKTTMVQLVYNDGKVKAYFGKRVWVCVSDPFDEVKIAKSIIDDGAPISDELDCVLQCMLKSIEGKRFLLVLDDVWSHDSEKWERLRAPLIQSGAHGSRILVTTRKYEVVDMMRATSDMINLKKLSEQYCFSSFNHMAFSYSEVDESKAFEDIGKKIVEKCKGLPLAAKALGSLMRNKRTRK
- the LOC126604127 gene encoding E3 ubiquitin-protein ligase AIP2-like isoform X4, with the protein product MWCHMPLILGPGVLDYVRAAPRVRPASKQVIANLPVIMITEEALKKLGEDADCYICKEDLVVGDKMQELPCRRSTIVVRYAGMSCRRMITSTRVGRSGRRRRPRKTEKELRMLLEVVNT